One stretch of SAR324 cluster bacterium DNA includes these proteins:
- a CDS encoding 4a-hydroxytetrahydrobiopterin dehydratase, with translation MELSQRQCVPCCGGVPPLKGDVLEVLLQELQNDWKMINKHHLQKDYAFPSYQEALRFTNLIANLAESEGHHPELILSFRNVRVSYWTHKIDGLVESDFIMAAKSDLIHANEFTAT, from the coding sequence ATGGAGTTGTCCCAAAGGCAGTGTGTGCCTTGCTGTGGAGGTGTTCCACCGCTTAAAGGAGATGTGCTAGAAGTGCTGCTCCAAGAATTGCAGAATGACTGGAAGATGATCAACAAGCACCATCTTCAGAAAGATTATGCCTTTCCCTCTTACCAAGAAGCTCTTCGTTTCACGAATTTAATTGCGAATCTAGCAGAATCAGAAGGCCATCACCCTGAGTTGATATTATCCTTCCGCAACGTACGTGTGAGCTACTGGACGCACAAGATTGATGGCTTGGTGGAGAGTGATTTCATCATGGCTGCCAAGAGTGACCTGATTCACGCAAATGAATTTACTGCTACCTGA